A genomic window from Pirellulales bacterium includes:
- a CDS encoding DUF1559 domain-containing protein yields MSTRNVKRGFTLVELLVVIAIIGILIALLLPAIQAAREAANRNSCLNKLRQIGLALSNFESGKKQFPLASMSKIPTFNPLKSLPASKSAATVAGYSWIVSILPQLEENNLYSAISQNSSRFTDTNGPFDPPIVNGNATYQHVSCVTLPAFVCPSWAGDGYTNSNTTIDIGTAGGAPANYGAPEYANIDSNQPGTGQNAYKGKVAPTNYKAMLGTHINNKVIKENGGFALTAASGLTYGAFADGTSKTILVAETKESGYASWYDGTMCWLVGNDPNAVAPGTGNAPINNVDTAPWTTPNIAINKGYNPSIPSGGAIPNVPYLAKAKVPTAITLQNDEWWGPSSDHGSGIVSHVFADIHTQGITDQCDGQTYLGLVTRNGSEAIDDTKIN; encoded by the coding sequence ATGTCCACGCGTAACGTCAAGCGAGGGTTTACCCTCGTCGAGCTGCTGGTGGTGATCGCCATCATCGGCATCCTGATCGCCCTGCTGTTGCCCGCCATTCAGGCGGCGCGCGAGGCGGCCAACCGCAATTCGTGCTTGAACAAGTTGCGGCAGATCGGTTTGGCCCTGAGCAATTTCGAGAGCGGCAAGAAGCAGTTTCCCCTGGCCAGCATGAGCAAGATTCCCACGTTCAATCCGCTCAAGTCGCTCCCGGCCAGCAAGTCGGCCGCCACCGTGGCCGGTTATAGCTGGATTGTTTCCATCCTGCCCCAGCTCGAAGAGAATAACCTCTACTCGGCCATTTCCCAGAACTCGAGCCGCTTTACCGACACGAACGGTCCCTTCGACCCGCCGATTGTTAACGGCAACGCGACCTATCAGCACGTCTCGTGCGTGACGCTGCCGGCATTCGTCTGCCCCTCGTGGGCGGGCGACGGTTACACGAATTCGAACACGACCATTGATATCGGCACCGCCGGCGGCGCTCCCGCCAACTACGGTGCTCCGGAATATGCAAACATCGATTCGAACCAGCCCGGCACCGGCCAGAACGCCTACAAGGGCAAGGTCGCCCCGACGAACTACAAGGCGATGCTCGGCACCCACATCAACAACAAGGTGATCAAGGAGAACGGCGGCTTCGCCTTGACCGCCGCCAGCGGCTTGACCTACGGAGCTTTCGCCGACGGCACCTCGAAGACCATCCTCGTCGCCGAGACGAAGGAATCGGGCTACGCCTCTTGGTACGACGGCACCATGTGCTGGCTGGTGGGGAACGACCCGAACGCGGTTGCTCCAGGGACCGGCAACGCCCCGATCAACAACGTGGACACCGCTCCTTGGACCACGCCGAATATCGCCATCAACAAGGGCTATAATCCGTCGATCCCCTCGGGTGGCGCCATTCCCAACGTGCCCTATTTGGCGAAGGCCAAGGTCCCGACGGCGATCACGCTGCAGAACGATGAATGGTGGGGACCGTCGAGCGACCACGGCAGCGGCATCGTCAGCCATGTGTTCGCCGATATCCACACCCAAGGCATCACCGACCAATGCGACGGGCAAACCTACCTCGGCCTGGTCACCCGCAACGGCTCGGAAGCGATCGACGATACGAAGATCAACTAG
- a CDS encoding BglII/BstYI family type II restriction endonuclease: protein MRLAGTYSFKHGKEEIARRYPDLLSEVNHAVARVAASEHRKGSGDGSAPSQRNPYDPQSLSRSLKKEFDSFSDWKTVRVACDAPNGGAFREFEFVKRKLAVEVQFKTDVHMICSMCAKMTIFHKLGYIDCGVEIVPVKAFSQEMSTGVSYFEQFVWDLDTRGVADIDIPVLILGVDC, encoded by the coding sequence ATGCGACTCGCTGGCACCTATTCGTTCAAGCATGGGAAAGAAGAGATCGCCCGTCGTTACCCGGACCTATTGTCGGAGGTGAATCACGCGGTCGCGCGCGTGGCCGCATCCGAGCATCGCAAGGGTAGTGGCGACGGCAGCGCGCCGTCCCAACGCAATCCGTACGATCCGCAATCATTGAGTCGGTCGCTCAAGAAGGAGTTTGATTCGTTTTCCGATTGGAAGACCGTTCGCGTCGCATGCGATGCTCCAAACGGCGGTGCATTTCGTGAATTCGAGTTTGTAAAGAGAAAACTGGCGGTGGAAGTCCAATTTAAAACCGACGTCCATATGATCTGTAGCATGTGCGCAAAGATGACAATCTTCCACAAACTCGGCTATATCGACTGCGGAGTCGAAATCGTTCCGGTCAAAGCGTTCTCGCAGGAAATGTCGACTGGCGTCTCCTATTTCGAGCAGTTCGTTTGGGATTTGGACACGCGAGGGGTCGCCGACATCGACATCCCAGTTCTGATTCTAGGGGTTGATTGCTAG
- a CDS encoding serpin family protein: MKVLVVLLVASCVFGAVWNARVQGAVAKPAGAPSPLVEGNNQFAIDLYRLLSAESSGDVFVSPESISLAVAMTYAGARGQTAEQMAQTMHFTQPAEQLNASFATILKQLNSGGAKHEYQLSIANRLWAQQGYKFLDAFLTVTREQFGAELAQVDFARQTEAARQTINAWVEKQTNDKIKDLIPASAVGADTRLVLTNAIYFKGDWQTPFGKEATSAQPFHVSAAKTADVQMMHHQSSFGYQRLTDLQVLAMPYKGRDLAMIVLLPAKVDGLADLEKSLSSENLRKWIGGLKNQSVVVSMPKYKVTREVELSHVLSAMGMPLAFTPGSADFSGMNGGNDLFISAVIHKAYVEVDEKGTEAAAATGIVAGVMAMPVRREPERFVADHPFIFLIRDTNSGSILFLGRYTGPTTN, encoded by the coding sequence ATGAAAGTCCTCGTTGTCCTACTCGTAGCGTCGTGCGTCTTTGGCGCTGTCTGGAATGCCCGCGTACAGGGGGCGGTTGCCAAGCCGGCCGGCGCGCCGTCGCCACTGGTCGAGGGAAACAATCAGTTCGCGATCGACTTGTATCGACTTCTGTCGGCCGAATCGAGCGGCGACGTGTTCGTTTCGCCGGAGAGCATTTCGCTCGCCGTGGCGATGACGTACGCCGGCGCCCGCGGTCAAACGGCCGAACAAATGGCCCAGACGATGCACTTCACTCAACCGGCCGAGCAGCTTAATGCCTCGTTCGCGACGATCCTCAAACAGTTGAACTCCGGGGGCGCCAAGCACGAGTACCAACTCAGCATCGCCAACCGGCTCTGGGCGCAGCAGGGCTACAAGTTTCTCGACGCGTTTCTGACGGTCACGCGCGAGCAGTTCGGCGCGGAGCTGGCCCAAGTGGATTTCGCGCGGCAGACCGAAGCGGCGCGGCAGACGATCAACGCTTGGGTCGAGAAGCAAACCAACGACAAGATCAAGGACCTCATTCCCGCCAGCGCGGTCGGCGCCGACACGCGGCTGGTCCTCACCAACGCGATCTATTTCAAGGGAGATTGGCAGACGCCGTTCGGGAAGGAAGCCACTTCCGCCCAACCGTTCCACGTTTCAGCCGCGAAGACGGCCGATGTGCAGATGATGCACCATCAATCGAGCTTCGGCTACCAGCGGCTCACCGACCTGCAAGTCCTCGCGATGCCGTACAAGGGACGCGACTTGGCGATGATCGTGCTTCTGCCGGCGAAGGTCGATGGCCTGGCCGACTTGGAAAAGTCGCTCTCGTCGGAAAACCTTCGGAAATGGATCGGCGGGCTGAAGAATCAATCCGTCGTGGTGTCGATGCCCAAATACAAGGTCACGCGCGAGGTCGAGTTGTCGCATGTCCTCTCGGCGATGGGCATGCCGCTGGCGTTCACGCCCGGCAGCGCAGATTTCTCGGGCATGAACGGCGGCAACGACCTGTTCATCTCGGCCGTGATCCACAAAGCGTACGTCGAGGTGGACGAAAAGGGGACCGAGGCGGCCGCGGCGACGGGCATCGTCGCCGGGGTGATGGCGATGCCGGTTCGCCGCGAGCCGGAGCGATTCGTCGCCGATCATCCGTTCATCTTCCTGATCCGCGACACGAATTCCGGCAGCATCCTGTTCCTCGGGCGGTACACGGGACCGACGACGAATTGA
- a CDS encoding CCA tRNA nucleotidyltransferase gives MPLIPAKQRQFAVEVVAELRSQGFAAYWAGGCVRDQLLHRIPWDYDVATDAKPDDVRRVFGRRRTLAIGAAFGVIAVLGPKEAGQVEVTTFRRDDAYSDGRHPDHVTFSSPEEDARRRDFTINGMFYDPVAEQVIDFVGGADDLRAGIVRAIGAPTERFREDKLRMLRAVRFAAIFDFQLESATRAAIHEMAAEITIVSAERIAAEIEIMLVHSSRARAVRLLDETGLLAAVLPEVGDVKYEVRSTKYETLPEVGGRGAEVGGRRILPLPKGEGTDNANDSNSWQRTLAILDRLREPTFALALAVLLGPKKGVGSHLWLDAGRVRPFHKMTPDPFFRARQVGARWKLAKKDSERAAWLLEHWGALADARRMPWSRLQPLLISDGIAELLALHDVLAAIGEIDPAEIAYCRQRLALPPDELNPPPLVTGADLIALGIPRGKIYARILRELRAVQLDAQVQTQEEALRLAEKMWREQEE, from the coding sequence ATGCCCCTCATTCCCGCCAAGCAGCGGCAATTTGCCGTCGAAGTCGTCGCCGAGCTGCGGTCCCAAGGGTTTGCCGCCTATTGGGCTGGGGGGTGCGTGCGCGATCAGCTTTTGCACCGCATTCCCTGGGACTACGACGTGGCGACCGACGCCAAGCCGGACGATGTCCGCCGCGTGTTCGGCCGCCGCCGCACGCTGGCGATCGGGGCGGCCTTCGGAGTGATTGCCGTGCTCGGGCCGAAAGAGGCCGGGCAGGTCGAGGTGACCACCTTCCGCCGCGACGATGCCTATAGCGACGGCCGGCATCCCGACCACGTCACCTTCAGCTCGCCCGAGGAAGACGCCCGCCGCCGCGATTTCACGATCAACGGCATGTTCTACGATCCGGTCGCCGAGCAGGTCATCGATTTCGTCGGCGGAGCGGACGATCTGCGCGCGGGGATCGTGCGCGCGATCGGCGCGCCGACCGAGCGATTTCGCGAAGACAAATTGCGGATGCTGCGAGCGGTGCGGTTCGCGGCCATCTTCGACTTTCAACTCGAATCGGCCACGCGGGCGGCGATCCACGAAATGGCCGCCGAGATCACGATCGTCAGCGCCGAGCGGATCGCCGCCGAGATCGAGATCATGCTGGTGCATTCCAGCCGAGCGCGGGCCGTGCGGCTGCTCGACGAGACGGGCCTGCTGGCGGCGGTGTTGCCGGAGGTCGGAGACGTGAAGTATGAAGTGCGAAGTACGAAGTATGAAACGTTGCCGGAAGTGGGAGGTCGGGGGGCGGAGGTCGGGGGTCGGAGAATTCTCCCTCTCCCAAAGGGAGAGGGGACCGACAACGCCAACGATTCGAATTCCTGGCAGCGCACGCTCGCGATTCTGGATCGCTTGCGCGAGCCCACATTCGCGCTGGCGCTGGCGGTGCTGCTGGGCCCCAAAAAAGGGGTCGGGAGTCATTTGTGGTTGGACGCCGGCAGAGTCAGGCCGTTCCATAAAATGACTCCCGACCCCTTTTTTCGGGCCCGCCAGGTCGGCGCGCGGTGGAAGCTGGCGAAGAAAGATTCCGAGCGGGCGGCTTGGCTGCTCGAGCATTGGGGCGCGCTCGCCGATGCGCGGCGGATGCCGTGGTCGCGGTTGCAGCCGCTGTTGATCAGCGACGGCATCGCCGAATTGCTCGCGCTGCACGACGTGCTCGCGGCGATCGGCGAAATCGATCCGGCCGAGATCGCCTATTGCCGCCAGCGGCTCGCGCTGCCGCCGGACGAATTGAACCCACCGCCGCTCGTGACCGGCGCCGACTTGATCGCGCTGGGCATTCCGCGGGGCAAGATCTATGCGCGAATCCTGCGCGAGCTTCGCGCCGTCCAGCTCGATGCTCAAGTGCAGACGCAGGAAGAAGCGCTGCGATTGGCGGAGAAGATGTGGCGCGAGCAGGAGGAGTGA
- a CDS encoding sigma-70 family RNA polymerase sigma factor, whose product MALSEIDRNLLARCLARKPRAWEDFVDRFMGLVIHVINHSAQSRSIRLSSEDREDLCAEVFLALVRDDFAVLRHFRGESSLATYLTVVSRRAVVHHLLKRKSASRLNDTAVDANHGLDSNHGGASNHGGASDEIERLHDREEIARLMQELERPEADVVRMYHLEGKTYQEISSLVGMPENSIGPTLSRARQKMRRAGVDPAIG is encoded by the coding sequence GTGGCGCTTTCCGAAATTGATCGCAACCTACTGGCTCGTTGCCTGGCCCGAAAGCCTCGTGCTTGGGAAGATTTCGTCGATCGGTTCATGGGCTTGGTGATCCATGTGATCAACCACTCCGCCCAATCGCGCTCGATCCGGCTTTCGTCTGAAGACCGCGAAGATCTCTGTGCCGAGGTGTTTCTGGCTTTGGTGCGCGACGATTTTGCCGTGCTCCGCCATTTTCGCGGTGAGAGCAGCTTGGCGACGTATCTGACGGTCGTCAGCCGGCGGGCGGTGGTGCATCACCTGCTCAAGCGCAAATCGGCCTCGCGGCTGAACGATACCGCCGTCGACGCGAACCACGGCCTTGACTCCAATCACGGCGGGGCCTCGAATCACGGCGGCGCTTCGGATGAAATCGAGCGGCTTCACGATCGCGAGGAAATCGCCCGCCTGATGCAAGAACTCGAGCGGCCCGAGGCCGACGTGGTGCGAATGTACCACCTCGAAGGGAAGACGTATCAAGAGATCAGTTCGCTGGTCGGGATGCCGGAAAACAGCATCGGCCCGACCCTCTCGCGGGCCCGCCAAAAGATGCGCCGAGCGGGGGTCGATCCGGCGATCGGGTAG